From the Halomonas meridiana genome, one window contains:
- a CDS encoding IS3 family transposase (programmed frameshift) — MNSPKRYSPEVRERAVRLVLEQQGEYPSKWAAICSIASKFGCTPETLRAWCKRTELTQENSSVNLPENERLKQLERENVELKRANEILRKAAAFFGPGGARPQTQLMVSFIDEHRAQFGVESICSQLPIAPSTYYHHKALEADPERRADRYRQDAFLTAEIQRVWEENFCVYGARKVWRQLRREGVNVARCTVERLMRRLGIRGVVRGQRPFTTLSDPGQKRAPDLVKRDFTAMRPNQLWVADFTYVATWSGFVYVAFVIDVYARCIVGWRVATSMRTALVLDALEQALWARKHRQGLIHHSDRGSQYLSIRYTERMADEGINASVGTTGDSYDNALAETIIGLFKTEVIHHRGPWRGLDAVEYATLEWVDWFNNRRLLEPIGNVPPAERERTYYRQLEESGEAA; from the exons ATGAACTCACCAAAACGATATTCCCCAGAAGTCCGGGAGCGAGCTGTTCGATTAGTCCTTGAACAGCAAGGCGAATACCCGTCCAAGTGGGCGGCGATCTGCTCCATTGCCAGCAAGTTCGGCTGTACACCAGAGACTTTGAGAGCCTGGTGCAAACGCACAGAACTCACGCAGGAAAACAGCTCGGTTAACCTGCCTGAAAATGAACGACTCAAGCAGCTAGAGCGTGAAAACGTCGAATTGAAGCGCGCTAATGAAATTCTCCGTAAGGCGGCTGCTTTTTTCG GCCCAGGCGGAGCTCGACCGCAAACCCAATTGATGGTGTCATTTATCGACGAGCATCGTGCTCAGTTCGGGGTCGAGTCGATTTGTAGTCAACTGCCAATCGCCCCATCGACGTATTACCACCACAAGGCACTTGAAGCTGATCCTGAACGGCGGGCAGACCGGTATCGACAGGATGCGTTTCTTACCGCTGAGATTCAGCGCGTGTGGGAAGAAAACTTCTGCGTCTACGGTGCCCGTAAGGTCTGGCGGCAACTCCGCCGTGAAGGCGTTAATGTTGCTCGTTGCACTGTAGAACGGCTCATGCGCCGCCTAGGAATTCGCGGCGTGGTGCGAGGCCAACGCCCCTTCACGACCCTCAGTGATCCCGGCCAGAAACGGGCACCTGATTTAGTGAAACGTGACTTTACGGCTATGCGTCCTAATCAGCTTTGGGTAGCCGATTTTACCTATGTCGCTACCTGGTCTGGCTTCGTTTACGTTGCGTTCGTTATCGATGTTTATGCACGCTGTATCGTGGGTTGGCGTGTAGCGACGTCGATGAGAACGGCACTGGTGCTGGACGCTCTGGAGCAAGCTCTGTGGGCACGAAAACACAGACAAGGGTTGATCCATCATAGTGATAGGGGAAGCCAATATCTCTCGATCCGCTACACCGAGCGTATGGCTGACGAGGGTATCAATGCCTCAGTCGGCACCACCGGCGACTCCTACGACAATGCGCTGGCTGAAACCATCATCGGCTTGTTCAAAACGGAGGTGATCCATCATCGTGGCCCATGGAGGGGACTGGATGCCGTTGAGTATGCCACGCTGGAGTGGGTTGACTGGTTCAACAACCGCCGACTGCTGGAACCCATCGGAAACGTTCCACCAGCAGAACGAGAAAGGACGTATTATCGTCAACTGGAAGAGTCGGGTGAAGCTGCTTGA
- a CDS encoding Arm DNA-binding domain-containing protein, translating into MGKVRQRKETGKLYLDFFYQGLRLREQTALKDTPTNRKKVEQLLAKVEAKILLDD; encoded by the coding sequence ATGGGTAAGGTTCGCCAACGAAAAGAGACGGGTAAGCTCTATCTGGATTTTTTCTACCAAGGCCTGAGGTTACGTGAGCAAACTGCACTGAAAGACACGCCTACTAACAGAAAAAAAGTGGAGCAATTACTGGCAAAGGTAGAAGCAAAGATTTTGCTAGATGATTGA
- a CDS encoding helix-turn-helix transcriptional regulator — protein sequence MVRCHLARLMGEHKMKIVDVARETGLNRNTVTLLYKETAQRIELDALDKLCKLFSCEVGDLLEIQKNHEKNES from the coding sequence ATGGTTCGTTGTCATCTCGCGCGCTTGATGGGTGAGCACAAAATGAAGATCGTGGATGTTGCGCGTGAAACAGGTCTTAACCGCAATACTGTTACGCTTCTTTATAAAGAAACCGCTCAGCGAATCGAGCTGGATGCACTGGATAAGCTATGCAAGCTTTTCAGTTGTGAGGTGGGTGATTTGCTAGAAATTCAAAAAAACCATGAGAAAAATGAGAGTTGA